One genomic region from Panthera tigris isolate Pti1 chromosome D1, P.tigris_Pti1_mat1.1, whole genome shotgun sequence encodes:
- the LRRC55 gene encoding leucine-rich repeat-containing protein 55: MNTAPAPVGSLQQGGCQLPKMGDTWSQLPWPGPPHPAVLLVSLLLAAGAMRSEAGASCPVLCTCHNQVVDCSSQRLFSVPPDLPMDTRNLSLAHNRITAVPPGYLTCYMELRVLDLRNNSLVELPPGLFLHAKRLAHLDLSYNNLSHVPADMFQEAHGLVHIDLSHNPWLRRVHPQAFQGLVQLRDLDLSYGGLAFLSLEALEGLPGLVTLQIGGNPWVCGCTMEPLLKWLRNRIQRCTADSQLAECRGPPEVEGAPLFSLTEESFKACHLTLTLDDYLFIAFVGFVVSIASVVTNFLLGITANCCHRWSKASEEEEI; encoded by the exons ATGAacacagccccagccccagtgGGCTCCCTTCAGCAGGGCGGTTGCCAGCTGCCTAAGATGGGTGACACCTGGTCCCAGCTGCCCTGGCCTGGGCCCCCCCACCCAGCTGTGCTGCTGGTCTCCCTCCTCTTGGCAGCCGGGGCCATGCGCTCGGAGGCCGGCGCTAGCTGCCCGGTCCTCTGTACGTGCCATAACCAGGTGGTGGATTGCAGCAGCCAACGGCTGTTCTCCGTGCCCCCAGACCTGCCGATGGACACTCGCAACCTCAGCCTGGCCCACAACCGCATCACGGCCGTGCCGCCCGGCTACCTCACGTGCTACATGGAGCTCCGGGTGTTGGATCTGCGTAACAACTCCTTGGTGGAGCTGCCCCCGGGCCTCTTCCTCCACGCCAAGCGCTTGGCACACCTGGATCTGAGCTACAACAACCTCAGCCACGTGCCGGCCGACATGTTCCAAGAAGCCCACGGCCTCGTGCACATCGACCTGAGCCACAACCCGTGGCTGCGCAGGGTGCACCCCCAAGCCTTCCAGGGCCTGGTGCAGCTCCGAGACCTGGACCTCAGCTACGGGGGCCTGGCCTTCCTCAGTCTCGAGGCCCTGGAGGGCCTGCCGGGGCTGGTGACCCTGCAGATCGGCGGCAACCCCTGGGTGTGCGGCTGCACCATGGAGCCCTTGTTGAAGTGGCTGCGGAACCGGATCCAGCGCTGCACGGCGG ATTCTCAACTGGCTGAGTGCCGGGGGCCCCCTGAAGTTGAGGGTGCCCCACTCTTCTCCCTCACTGAGGAGAGCTTCAAGGCCTGCCACCTGACTCTGACCCTGGATGATTATCTCTTCATTGCATTTGTGGGCTTCGTGGTCTCCATTGCCTCCGTGGTCACCAACTTCCTCCTGGGCATCACAGCCAACTGCTGCCACCGTTGGAGCAAAGCCAGTGAAGAGGAAGAGATTTGA